The segment TAGAACTGAATGACTGAAGTGGAAAAATAGGACTGAAtgagaccaaaatggaccaaatcaGACCGAATGGACCGAAAATGACTAAAGTGGACCAAGTAAGACCAAAGtagactgaataggaccaaaaTGAATCTGACTAGATTGAATAGGactgaatggaccgaataagaccaaagtggacagaatggactgAGTACtaagtggactgaataggatCGAATGGACCAAATAAGAACAAAGTGGACtgtattatcaaaaaaaaaaagaaaaaaaaaaagaacaaagtgGACAAAATTGACTAAATGGAGTCTAAATGGactgaataagaccaaagtgtGCAGAATTAACCGAATAGGAACGAATGGACTGAATAaaaccaaattggaccgaataagacAGAAGTGAACTGAAAAAACTGAATATGACCAAAGTGGACCTAACAGGACCAAAAAGACTTGACTGGTCCAAATAGGACTGAAtagaccgaataagaccaaagtggaTTGAATGGACTAAATAGggccttctttttctttttctattttggtggAAGGAATAGGGCCTAAGCGGACTGAATAGGATCGAATGGACTGAATAAGACCAAACTGGACAAAATGGACCTAAAAGGACCAAACACCAAAGTAGACTAAATAGGAAAAAGGTCGACATAATGGGCCGAATAAGATCAAATAGAACCGAAGTTATTTTTGCTTGgttttttacaatatatttacCGTGATTGAGTTAATAAttctattttatgtttttaacaaaataaaccatcaACACTATTCATTGTATTCAAACTTCTTCAAGACCGTATTCATGCCAATTAAATTTCCAAACAAATTGTATGTCTAATCTATGACTACGcattcctattaaaaaaaaaaaaaaaaattctatgacTATGCATGCCTGCATGTGAAGGAAAAATTCGGTAGAGTTTACACACTATAAATAAAGAGTTGGCCCATTGGGCCTTTCGGCTGATGGCTAAAAGGACTTTTCTATAGCCCAGTGCAGTAGAGCCTGTTACCTTATttcaaaactccaaataaatGGTACGTTTTTTAAAGAGATTTTATGGAAATATTATCTAGTATGAATTCTTTCCATTCTTGCATTAAAGTTGACAATTAttcatttcatgcatttttgcaGCTGACAAAATTAATTGATCCAGTATCACTATAAGAAAATAGTTTttaccccccccaaaaaaaaaaaaaaaaaaaaaattgcagcaTACTTATAGGTTTGtgtgaaaattaaattattttggcggcatttaaaatctttttaagGTCAACATTTCATTGATGCAAAAAGACTATATAACATCATCATGTAATTTGATGCAAATTGTGTCACATCTTTTTGTGCCAACAAACACGTTGATGcaagaaatataataaaataaaatataatccaacctattttttttagagagagtttcaaaaacctattatttattaatttggttGCCAAACAAAATAATGTCGCGTTTGATACAacaattattttagttattctCACTTTATAGTGAGGTGAGATATGGAGAACTAGTTAACGAGAGAAAGACCTGATTGGGTAAATTgtatagaaattaaattctttaaataaTATGACCCCCTAATAAAATAGTGCTACATCaattatttctatatatatatatatatatatatacacacgggACAGTCATATTACTAATGAAAATGGATATGACAAAGCCAATGTGAAAATAGAATTAAACATGGAGGGCAAaatgcaaattttgaaatataaattgttaaattgaaaataacctcaaactttaaaaactaaaagagtactttaatctaaataatATCACTATTTTGTAAATATTCAAGTAAATTATTAAGTTAAGCCAATCTCTAATGCGCAAAAATTTGTCATAATTTATATGTGATTGCTACTATTTTGTAAATGTTcaagggccaaaatggccaaataccaaaTATGGCtgaaattttcaacaaaatagcattgttttaaaattaagtaggagattacaacacttttaGAACTTGAAAATTGATTTCTGTATAAAACTCAATTTCACAAATATCGAGTTCCATGAGTAAATTacacaaaactaaaatttataaatatcgAGTTccatatgacattttttattgaaaaaagccATGTcacatgacattttttattcacGAAACTCGAAATTAATAAAATCGAATTCTATGCAAAATCAAGTTCTAAAATGGTGgtaatattttgatatatagTTTAGTTGCCAATAATgctattttgctgaaaatttctaaaatgtGGTATTTTATTTGGCCAATATTCAAGTTGCGTGTCAAATATGTCTATCTCTAAGgtccaaattaaaattttggctTGATGTATATGTGATTGCCACTCTTTTGGCTAGATTCAATTATTTATGATGAATGTGTCTTTCAGGTTTTTCTTTCCATTCTTCATTGCATTTTGTTTTATACCTCCGCTGGGAGACTGTGACTTGTGCGATGTAAATTACAAAAGAatcttcttccaaaaaaaaataataattacaaaagaATCAACTTGCACCTATTTTCCCCACCCACAAAAATTGTTTGTCAAATCATGTATCATATAGCATTGTAATTGTCCTAATATTATGCCTcaaattaatttgaagaagtTACATGGTTTGTGATATATGTTTTTTTCCCCCGCATGTTAAATGGTAAAATGGTCTCTGAACCTTCTGTAAAGTTTTTGCTTAATTATTACCTTTTTGATAGTTAGAATGGGAGAAGAGGATATAAACcctaaaaacactaaaatgcGTTAATTAAACTACAAGTTTCTTGGCAAGTtagtattttaataaaatagaccGATAGTTTTCAAACCTATTAACCAATTTAGAACGGTATAATAATATACCCTATGTTATGAGTTATTGACCTTGAAATAAAGAGCATTGGTTTATGTATCACAAAGATTGCATCATTTTTATATGCATATGTACCATAAAAATGTGTAATAAATTAATGGTAAATTACGGGTATATCACCCATATAATAtacccttaaaacctaaaattatGGATTTATTTTGTTACGCTTGCACTTCATGTGATTTGGTTTGCAAGGCATTTTTTTCTCTaacttctttttcaatttttatttgggtttgtgtCTACACATAAGATATAAGTTTAACTAGAACAATCTTTTCCTTgcattattttctaatatattgTTGGGACTTGCTAcatcaattctttttttatagaaagtttGAATTTATGGCATCTGTTATTTATGATAgcttttattatcagaccaaaatATTAATCGATTTTTAGTACAGTCGGGAATTGAATCtaatatttcttatttaaccgtaaaaaaatttattaattgagctaactggaactcacaTAAAAGTAAGTATTACCAAATATTGCACAGCATACTTCATGTTTTAAGAATACATAAGGAGTGGTATACATGTATAATGTCACCTTGAATAGTAAATCATACCCATTTTATGATGAATAAACACGTACAGCCAGCTATTTGATCATGTTCTGACTGTGCTGTGAATTATGATGAACCAATACAGctaaataaaattcaacaatGGAAATTGGAAACAGTACTCatcagaaaaaaagaaaaaaaagaaggaaacagTAGCAAAGAAAGAAGTCAAATTAAGAACAATGGAAAAGCTCATCGAGTTATTAGCTGAGGGAACTCATGTTAGTTTTGCCTCCACAACTCATCCAACTTTGCCAATGCAACATGAGAGGAACCACCCTCTTTCACAGCAGTCACAGCTTCATCTCTCAAACCCGAAACTCTTTCTCTCACCTCTGTTCCCACTTCCGAGTCCATTAACTCCTTCACTCGCTTCTCTAACTCAGCTGCACTCACCAACCCATCTTCTGACTCGTTTAACCCCAAAGCTAACTTGATTTCCTCCACCAAAACCACCCTATTCAACCTTTGCTCCGCATACAATGGCCAACCAATCATTGGCACTCCACACCACACTGCTTCAAGCACTGAGTTCCACCCACAGTGAGTCACGAACCCACCCACTGATTCATGTCTCAACACTGCCACCTGTGGAGCCCATCGTTTAACCACAAAACCCTTCTCCTTGGTCCTTTCCAAGAAACCCTTCGGCAATAATTCATCCAAGTTCGGATCTTTTTCATTATCTGGTGGTGGATTTCTTAGCACCCACAAGAACCTTTGACCACTATTTTCTAACCCCACCGCTATTTCTTTCAACTGCTTAGCTGAAAACAATCCCAAGCTTCCAAAACATAGAAACACAACGCTTCGACTCGGTTGCGAGTTTAGCCAATTCAAACACTCGTGATCTTCTACATCTTGATTGCTGCTTGATATCAAAGGTCCAATACAGAAAATTGGTGGAGTTGGTCTATCTGGGACACATAGTCCACCCGAGATAGCCTTGATAGCTTTTGTTTCGAGCAAGTCAAACGTGTTTACGAGAAGTCCATTGGATTTGGCCATGTGGGCTGCCACGTTTAAAGAATACTGGTACTCTTTAGAAGTACGATCTTTCCAAGGTTCGGGCAAGTCTAAAGCCTGGATAGGCGGTAAGCCAGGAATATCAAGAAGCGTATTACCGAGATCTTTCAAGCTTTTATCCACTTTCTTATGCAAAGTGGGGCGGTATAGTAATGCGGCTAGGAAACTTGCGCCGCTGGTGAAGAAATAGTAAGTGGGGATGTCAAGGTTTGTGGCCACTTCAAAAGCAGCATCACAGAAGAAATCAATGATAAAGGCTTTGAGTTTGGACGTTTGGTAAATAGTTTTGAGGATTTGGTGGAGATTTTGGTTGTTGAATCGTGGGATTAAGTAGCTGAGTTCTACAAAGGAAGAAGTACTAGGTGGGACTTCTGAGATAGGTGGGAGGTGGTGGAAGCTGATGGATGGGGTGGTGGAATTGACGGTGGTGATGTATTTGGTGGTAGAGCTGGCTACATAATTTGGTGCAGTGGAGTTAGTATTTGTGTTTGGTTCGCTCAAGATGAGGATTGTGATGGAGAAAGATGGGTGATTTCTGAGTATGAGCTTGCCAAGCTCTACCATGGAGATCAGATGGCCCCTGCCTGGAGAAGGGTATAGAACTATGGCATCCTCCATTTTCACAAACAAGAGAAGAATGGCGCAGTGGTTCCCATAGACTTATGAACGGTCACAAAATGCATACTAACTTCAATAAATTACGAGTTCTGTGCCCACATGGCGTAGTGGCTTCCAAAGACTGATGAACTGTCACAATTTGCATACAGCCAAAGTCTTTTACTTTAGtccaaaactccaaataaatGGTACGTTTCTGAAAGAGTTTATATGGAAATATCTAAACAATTAGCAGAATCTAGTCTAGCATGAAATCTTTCAATTCATGCAATAAAGTTGGACAATTATTCGCGTAGTTTTGCTCCcgaaaaaattaattgatccAGTATcactataagaaaaaaaagtctttaCCGACAGATAAAAAGTTGCCATAAACCAAATAGTTGTCGCGTAGTTATAGGTTAGtgtgaaaattaaattattttggtgttattttagaaatttttatgggaaagtgaaaaagtgacaaacattttttatagcttttaaattttttttttaataaattttttctaaaatgaatgattaatgtatgttttaaggtgagtttcagttagctcaactagtaaagtctttgatgattAAATAAGAAATCTGAGATTTAATTTCCGCttacatcaaaaactgattggtgtcttggtatgataataaaaaactatcattagaAGAAAATACTatatgttgaaactctctaaaaataattatatgtcctaagggcatacattaactagacccataaaataaaattcaacatttATATACAGGGCCGGCTCAATAAATTTAGGGGCCTTAGGCGAAATATTTAAATGGggccttttattatatttaattataaattcatatatttttttcaattaaaatttatttttcttgctttttgagaggcaaaattactaattaaatttttgcattcaaATTCCGCtaacatttcatttttaattggtaatatggttaatccacttaatctttcttgtgacatagttgatcttaaataggaatttattaattttaattttgaaaaacttatttatgCGGAAGCAACTGTAACATGTATAGTTAGTAATATTCTGAAAGCAATACATGCATTTGGAAAAGATTCTAGcctctttatataatttagtacattaattagagagttttcatttatttgcaaaacttcttttaaaacttttagttctgaaaataaatctaagCCATCAATATCGGAATAAGTTTCATATGTGCGAAAatattcaagattaagacaattttttttttcaaactatacaattttttgatgggatattatataatatattattattatttgggggCCTCTTTATCAGTGGGGGCCTTAGGCCACTGCCTAAGTGGCCTATAGCTTTAGCCGGccctgtttatatatatatatatatatatatttttttttttttttttttaacttggttGCCAAACAAAATAGTGTTTTGTTTGCCAATAGCCTTATAGTTGAATTAACACCTTTCTATGCATAGAGTTCTTGGAATTCTAAGGAAGAAAGAGCTCGAGCTATGAGATTAGCAACAAAttgtaattatcttttaaataaataatgttgCTTGTTCGATAcaacaattattttaattattctcACTTTATTGTGAGATAAGATATGGAGAACTAACTAACGAGAGAAAGATCTTATTGGATAAATTGTATAGAAATTCTTTAAGTCTTCTGTCCCTCCAATAACAtcaattattttcaaataaagggaaataaaaaatattaggaTCAGTAAAGggttaaattgaaaataactcCAAAtttttaaggactaaaagtttaccttaatctaaaatttattgcatctattttttatttattttataatttgataattgaagGTGGGAGGATTGAAACTCTAGAgtttcaattgaaaatattaaaagtgtcaactaattaagttataaaactcttttcaaatttattgtatCCATTAACATCACTATTTCGCAAATATTCAAGTTGCGAGTTAAATTAAAGTCTATCTCTAACTTCGAAAACTTTGTATTGATTTATACGTGACTGCCACTTTTTGTTTGCCAGATTCAATTATCTACGTTTGGCGAATTTGTCCTGCTTTCTTGCCCTTCTTTATGAATAGGCAATGTTGTCTTGACCATAATTGAGAGACCATGACCTGCGGGATGCAattacaaaagaatgaaaatattgCAACTACTTTTCCCACCCACAAAAATTGTTTGTCaaatctattaactatataaaaagccGCTATGCCGCTACAGTAATTTGATACTGTACTATCAGTGTGTTTATACTATGCAAGTACTGTAACTGCAacactgtatatatatatatatatatatatatatattttctgttggtttgttttgtgctttttgtttttttttgtcttttccttcttctttataTACAGTGCTTTTGGTTTAGTTAACCGGTACTGTAGCTACCGtctctaaagttttttttttttttaaatatttatgtaagctggtatatatattgttatactaacgcaacaaattttataatattttcacaattattgagcaGAACAATAGCTATagtacctaaattttttttcccagtaactggtttgtgttttttattttaaatatttatgtaaattggcatatatattgttatttagaCACAACAAAGTGCATGCATTGTAGCACCTACCACAGTGCTTTTGGTTTAGTTACCGGCACGGCACTGTAGCTAgagtgcctaaagttttttttttttttttttaaatatttatgtaagctggtatatatattgttatactaacacaacaaatttcacaatattttcacaattattgaccaGTACTAtagctacagtgcctaaagttttgttttgttttgttttttttctcttttttcttttaaatatttatgtaagctggtatatatattgttatactaatacaacaattttcacaattattgacgtgtcaatttcttaaaagttgaaataaaataataaaatatgagattatgACTGaccataattaaaaataaatattttgagaaaatattacaacacttattgtgtaGTACTTTTGCTTTATCGCGAATGTGTGTATGCACGGTAGCTACTGTGCTTTTGGTTTAGTTAACTAGCACTATAgctactatatataaaagcgCGAATGCGCTAAATTACTGTAGCTACATTAACTTAGTTTCGtgagccactttttttttttttttcccaagttttgaacagtaACTACAGTGCCACTTCTACAATAGCtacagttttatttttttttagtaatcggttagtgttttttttttcttttaaatatttatgtaagctggtatatatattgttatgataacaaaaattttacaatattttctcaattaTTGACGTGCGTTGATGCGCTAAAGCACTATACCTACAGGGCTTTGGTTTCGtgagccacttttttttttcccaagttttgaacagtaACTACAATGCCAAGTGGCACTGTAAATACAGTagttacagttttttttttccttttaaatatttatgcaagctagtatatatattgttatactgacacaacaaatttcacaatattttcacaattattgacgtgtcaatt is part of the Quercus robur chromosome 9, dhQueRobu3.1, whole genome shotgun sequence genome and harbors:
- the LOC126698577 gene encoding anthocyanidin 5,3-O-glucosyltransferase-like isoform X4 gives rise to the protein MEDAIVLYPSPGRGHLISMVELGKLILKHHPSFSITILILSEPNTNTNSTAPQYVASSTTQYIATVNSTTPSITFHHLPPISEVPPSTSSFVELSYLIPRFNNQNLHQILKTIYQTSKLKAFIIDFFCDAAFEVATNLDIPTYYFFTSGASFLAALLYRPTLHKKVDKSLKDLGNTLLDIPGLPPIQALDLPEPWKDRTSKEYQYSLNVAAHMAKSNGLLVNTFDLLETKAIKAISGGLCVPDRPTPPIFCIGPLISSSNQDVEDHECLNWLNSQPSRSVVFLCFGSLGLFSAKQLKEIAVGLENSGQRFLWVLRNPPPDNEKDPNLDELLPKGFLERTKEKGFVVKRWAPQVAVLRHESVGGFVTHCGWNSVLEAVWCGVPMIGWPLYAEQRLNRVVLVEEIKLALGLNESEDGLVSAAELEKRVKELMDSEVGTEVRERVSGLRDEAVTAVKEGGSSHVALAKLDELWRQN
- the LOC126698577 gene encoding anthocyanidin 5,3-O-glucosyltransferase-like isoform X3 — encoded protein: MVDAIVLYPSSGRGHLNSMVELGKLILKHHPSFSITILILSEPNTNTNSTAPNYVASSTTQYITTVNSTTPSITFHHLPPISEVPPSTSSFVELSYLIPRFNNQNLHQILKTIYQTSKLKAFIIDFFCDAAFEVATNLDIPTYYFFTSGASFLAALLYRPTLHKKVDKSLKDLGNTLLDIPGLPPIQALDLPEPWKDRTSKEYQYSLNVAAHMAKSNGLLVNTFDLLETKAIKAISGGLCVPDRPTPPIFCIGPLISSSNQDVEDHECLNWLNSQPSRSVVFLCFGSLGLFSAKQLKEIAVGLENSGQRFLWVLRNPPPDNEKDPNLDELLPKGFLERTKEKGFVVKRWAPQVAVLRHESVGGFVTHCGWNSVLEAVWCGVPMIGWPLYAEQRLNRVVLVEEIKLALGLNESEDGLVSAAELEKRVKELMDSEVGTEVRERVSGLRDEAVTAVKEGGSSHVALAKLDELWRQN
- the LOC126698577 gene encoding anthocyanidin 5,3-O-glucosyltransferase-like isoform X5, encoding MVDAIVLYPSSGRGHLNSMVELGKLILKHHPSFSITILILSEPNTNTNSTAPNYVASSTTQYITTVNSTTPSITFHHLSPISEVPPSTASPVELCYLIPRLNNPNLHQTLKTISQTSKLRAFIIDFFCDSAFEVASNLDIPTYYFFTSGASFLAALLYRPTLHKKVDKSLKDLGNTLLDIPGLPPIQALDLPEPWKDRTSKEYQYSLNVAAHMAKSNGLLVNTFDLLETKAIKAISGGLCVPDRPTPPIFCIGPLISSSNQDVEDHECLNWLNSQPSRSVVFLCFGSLGLFSAKQLKEIAVGLENSGQRFLWVLRNPPPDNEKDPNLDELLPKGFLERTKEKGFVVKRWAPQVAVLRHESVGGFVTHCGWNSVLEAVWCGVPMIGWPLYAEQRLNRVVLVEEIKLALGLNESEDGLVSAAELEKRVKELMDSEVGTEVRERVSGLRDEAVTAVKEGGSSHVALAKLDELWRQN
- the LOC126698577 gene encoding anthocyanidin 5,3-O-glucosyltransferase-like isoform X7 codes for the protein MEDAIVLYPSPGRGHLISMVEFGKLILKHQPSFSITILILSDPNTNTNSTAPNYVASSTTQYIATVNSTTPSITFQHLPPISEIPRSTASPVELSFLIPRLNNPNLHQTLKTISQTSKLKAFIIDFFCDAAFEVATNLDIPTYYFFTSGASFLAALLYRPTLHKKVDKSLKDLGNTLLDIPGLPPIQALDLPEPWKDRTSKEYQYSLNVAAHMAKSNGLLVNTFDLLETKAIKAISGGLCVPDRPTPPIFCIGPLISSSNQDVEDHECLNWLNSQPSRSVVFLCFGSLGLFSAKQLKEIAVGLENSGQRFLWVLRNPPPDNEKDPNLDELLPKGFLERTKEKGFVVKRWAPQVAVLRHESVGGFVTHCGWNSVLEAVWCGVPMIGWPLYAEQRLNRVVLVEEIKLALGLNESEDGLVSAAELEKRVKELMDSEVGTEVRERVSGLRDEAVTAVKEGGSSHVALAKLDELWRQN
- the LOC126698577 gene encoding anthocyanidin 5,3-O-glucosyltransferase-like isoform X6, producing the protein MVDAIVLYPSSGRGHLNSMVELGKLILKHHPSFSITILILSEPNTNTNSTAPNYVASSTTQYITTVNSTTPSITFHHLSPISEVPPSTASPVELCYLIPRLNNPNLHQTLKTISQTSKLKAFIIDFFCDAAFEVATNLDIPTYYFFTSGASFLAALLYRPTLHKKVDKSLKDLGNTLLDIPGLPPIQALDLPEPWKDRTSKEYQYSLNVAAHMAKSNGLLVNTFDLLETKAIKAISGGLCVPDRPTPPIFCIGPLISSSNQDVEDHECLNWLNSQPSRSVVFLCFGSLGLFSAKQLKEIAVGLENSGQRFLWVLRNPPPDNEKDPNLDELLPKGFLERTKEKGFVVKRWAPQVAVLRHESVGGFVTHCGWNSVLEAVWCGVPMIGWPLYAEQRLNRVVLVEEIKLALGLNESEDGLVSAAELEKRVKELMDSEVGTEVRERVSGLRDEAVTAVKEGGSSHVALAKLDELWRQN